ATGGACCTCTCGCCCGAGCGCCGCCGCGAGGTGATCAGCGCGCTCGCGATCGACCGGATCCAGGTCCAGGACGTCATGGTCGACCGCGAGGAGATCGTGGCCGTCTCGACCGAGCAGTCGACGGGCGAGAACCTCTCGATGATCAGCGCGACACCACACACCCGGTTCCCGCTCGTCGGCGAGAGCCTCGACGACGTCGCCGGCACCGTCTACGTCCCGTCGCTGCTGGAGCACTGGGGGGCGCTTGAACGCGAGGAGGCCGACTTCGCCGACCTCGCCGCCGCCCCGATGACGGTCCCGCCGGAGCTCGCCGTGAGCGACCTCATCGACCGGTTCCAGACCGAACAGCAGGAACTGGCGGTCGTCGTCGACGACGGCCACACCGTGGGGTTGGTCACGACGACGGACGCATTCGAGACCATCGCGGGCGAACTGGAGGACCCACTCGACGGCGAGGCGTCGGTCACCGCCGACTGAGGGTGTCCGGGAGCAGGGAGATCGTGTCCGGGAGTCACCCGGCGAGTGCGGCCTGAACCCGGTCGTCGGCCAGCGAGTCGATCGAGCGTGGCGGATCGGGCGCGGCAGCCTCGGGAAGCCGGAGCCGCCACCAGCCGACGTCGTGCCAGTCGCCGTCTTTGTAGCCGACGTCGTCGAAGACGCCGACGCGGTCGAAGCCGAGCGCCTCGTGGAGGGCGACGCTGGCGGGGTTCGGCAGGGTGATCACGCCGTACGCGTTCGCGTACCCCTGGGCCGTCAGGAGGGTGAGCAACGCCTCGTACAGCCGGCGGCCGACGCCCTCGTGCTGGGCGGTCGCGTCGACGTACACGGAGAGTTCGGTTGACCAGCGGTAGGCGTCGCGCTCGCGGAGCGCCCCGGCGTACGCGTAGCCGGCCACGCCGTCGTCGCGCTCGCAGACGAGCCACGGGAACTGTTCGAGCGTCTTCGAGAGCTTCGTCTCGAGCGTCGCGACCGACGGGACCGTCGTCGCGAACGAGACGGCCGTCTCCTCGACGTAGGGCGCGTAGATGCGCCGGATCCCGGGTGCGTCAGCCGGCGTCGCCATCCGGAGGCAGTCCATGAGCCGACGCCGCAACCCGAGGCAGTAAGTCCAGTGGTTCGGTGGCGGACGCCGACGCCGGGAGAGAGTATATATCACACCTCGTGAATGTCTGTGTATGACGCCACCGTTCGACGAGATCGCCTTCCTCACGCGATCGCCGAATCGGGTTGCGGTGTTGGGGGCGCTCGCCGAGGGGCGGTACTCCCGCCGGGAACTCGTCGACGAGACGCCCGCCTCGCGCGTGACGGTCGGCCGGATCCTGCACGACTTCGGGGAGCGCGGATGGGTGCGAAACAGCGGTGAGGGGTACGAAGCGACGACACGGGGCCGACTGCTCGCCCAGGAGCTGCTGTCGGTTCTCGACCGGCTCCGGGCGATCGACCGGCTCGATCCGGTGTTACCGTGGTTCCCGATCGACCGGCTCGACGTCCCGCTGTCGGCGTTCGGCGACGCGGACGTGACCGTCCCCACCACGGCCGAGCCGAACCGTCACCACCGACGGATCGGAACCGTCGGTGGGATCGCCGACCACGCCCGGATGTACTCCCAGGGGGCGACGAAGGAGGCGATCGACATCCACCGGTCGGCGATCCGGAACCGTGGACAACGGCTCGAACTCGTCCTCACCCGCCCCGCGCTCGACGCCATCGCGGCGGACGATCAACTCCGTGCCGAGTTCCGCACGCTCGCGGCGGCGGCCGCGTTCGTCGGCACGGTCGAGCGAGAACTGTCGCTCCCGTTCGTCGCCCTGTTCGACGGGCGCTGTTTTCTCGGGGCCGTCACCGACAGCGGTGCGCCGGCGGGCGTCGTCGAGTCCGACGACGACGCTCTCGTCGCCTGGACGCAGCGGACGCTCGACGAGATCCGGGCAGCGGCGGTGCCACTGGACCTCGACGCGTTCACGGCGTGAACGGCCGTTCACGGGGTGAGCTTAAGACACTCCTGTCAGTATTTCAATTATGAAGGAAGTGCGTACTAACAGACTGTTCGACACGTCTGACTGTCGGCGTGTCGGTGAGGAGTGGTCGACGGCGGACGGACGCGTCGGGGCGCGACGGTGAACGTGTCGACGACAGACGGCCTGCAGGGCGGTCTCGCGGTTCTGCTCGTCCTGACGGTCGTCCTCGGAAGCGTCGGCGTCTACGTCGCGACCGTCCCGGCAAGCGCGGCGACGACACGGGTCGTCGACGCGGGCGGCGGCACTCCCTACAAGACGATCCAGGCCGCGCTCGACGCGTCGGACGCCGGCGACACGGTCGAGGTACGACCGGGCGTCTATCGGGAGGCGATCACGGTCACGAAGGAGGTGACGCTCGTCGCCCCGAACGGCGCGACGCTGAACGGGTCGACCGTGCAGGAGCAGTCGCTCGGCGCGGGGACGGTCGGCATCACCGTCGACCCGGCTGTCGGATCGGGCCTGACCATCGACGGGTTCACCGTCGAGCGGTACACCGATGGGATCACCGTGGGGGCGTCCGCCATGGAGAGCTCCCGGAACGCTGACGAGTCGATCATCACGGGCGGGTGGACCATCCGTGACGTCACGGCTCGGGACAACGCCGAGGACGGCGTCGACGTCGGGGCAGTCGACGGCACCCCGTGGACGATGACCCGCGTCACCGCCGTCGGCAACGGCGACGTCGGTATCGAGGTCGACGGATATCCGAACCCGAACGCCGTCGGCTGGACGATTCGGGAGAGCAACGCGTCCGACAACGGCTACTACGGTGTGTACACGAGCAGCTCGATGGGCAGGTGGCGACTGCTGGACTCGACGACCAACGACAACGGGGCGTCGGGCGTCCAAACCACCGCCGAGGACAGCGCGTGGGTCATCGGGAACCACACCGCGTCGGGCAACGCCGACTTCGGCATCCACCCTATCGGGAACTTCCAGGGTGACTGGACCATCCACAACGCGACCGTCACGGACAACGGCGACAGCGGCATCGGGGGTGGGTTCGGGAGCAGCGGCGACTGGACCATCCGCGACTCGGTGGTCACGGGGAACTACGACTGGGGGCTGTACGTCCCGAACAACCCGGGTGACTTCCGAATCGAGAACGTGACCGTCCGCGACAACAGTTGGGGCGGCATCGCGGTGACTCGCGCGGAAGGGAACTGGCGCATCGACGACTCGCGGATCGAGAACAACGGCGACTACCGGGGCTACTTCGGCGTCAACGCGGAGTTCACGCTCGGCTCGTGGGCCGTCAACAACACCGTCATCACCGGCAACGTCAACGGTGGCATCAACGCCGAAGAGGGGCGGGACGGCCGACCCGTCGGCGACGCCACCGACAACTGGTGGGGGCAGGCCAGCGGCCCGCTCGCGGGGCAGTGCGTCGGCAACGTCGACTGTGGCTCACCGCTCACCGCACCGCCAGGGACGACCGCATCGCCGGCAGTCGTCTCGGGAACGGTGACGAACGACAGCGGCGTCGGACTCGCGGGAGTAGAGGTGGCCGTCTACCGCGACGACGGCACGGGGACGTTCACCGCGTACGAGACGAACACGACGGATGCAGCCGGTCAGTACCGCGTCGACGTCGACGTCCCGGCGGGCGAGACGACCGCCCGGTTCAAAGTCGAGTTCGAGGACCCGAGCGGCGTGTATCTCGGCGAGTGGTACGACGACGCTGCGGGAGAGAGTACGGCCGACACGCTCGACGTCCAGAGCGGCTTCACCGCGTTCGCCGACGCGGAACTGGCCGACAACACCGCCACCGTCTACGGCCGGGTCAGAAACGAGAGCGGCGACCCCATCGAGGGGATACTCGTCGTCCCGTATCGCGAGGACGCCGGTGGCGACCTCAGACAGCTCCCTGGCGTCGGAACCGACGCGACAGGGCAGTACACGTACGAGATGGACGTCCCGCCGGGCCAGTCGGGCGCCAGGGTCAAACTGCTGTTCGCCGACCCCGACGACGTGTACGCCTCGCGGTACTACGACGACGCCGAGACGCTGGCAGACGGGCTAGAAGTGTACGTGCCGGCTGGCGAGCGCCGGCTCGTCAGCGGGACCCTGCCTAGAGAAGCCGACGTCACGGCCGGCTTCTCGGGGACGGTGACGGACGGGTCGGGCGCGCCGCTGTCGGACATCGACGTGGCCGTGTTCCGTGACGATGGCACCGGCACGTTCCGCGAGTGGACGACCGAATCGACCGATTCGAGCGGGGAGTTCGACGTCGACGTCGACCCGGTCGACTCGGACAACGCTCTCGTGCGCGTCAAACTCCGCTTCACCGACCCGAGCGGCCAGTACACCGAGCAGTGGTACGACGGGGCGAGCCAGTCGACCGCAACCGTCGTCGCGGGGCTTGTGAGCGCCGAGCGCGCCGATCTGAACGCGACACTCGTCGACGACGCCCCGCCTGCGCCCGACGTCGCCCGCGTCTCCGGCTGGGTGACGAACGAGTCAGGAGCACCGATCGAAGACGCGTTCGTGAACGTCTACATCGACGACGGGACCGGCGCAGCCTCGCTGGGCGCTTTTACGTTCACAAGCGCCAGCGGCCAGTACGCCGCCGAGGTCGACCTGCCTGCCGGTGAGTCGAGTGTCGACGTGAAGGTCGAATTCACCGACACCGACGACGTCTATGCCTCTCGGTACTACGACGACGCGACACGCTACAGCGACGCGACAGCCGTGACCGTTCCCGGTGGCGAGACGCGCTTCGTGAGTGAGTCGCTCCCCGTGGCGGACGACGTCACCGGCGGGTTCTCGGGCACGGTGACGAACGAGTCGGGTGACCCACTCCCCGGTATCGAGGTGACGGCGTTCCGCGACGACGGCACCGGCAGCTTCCGCGCGTGGACGACGGAATCGACCGACGCACAGGGACGCTACGACATCGACGTCGAGCCCGCGAATCCGAGTGACAACCGCGTCACAGTCAAACTCCGTTTTACCGACCCGACGTGGGAGTACGCCCAGGAGTGGAACAGCAGCGGCTACCAAGACATCCGGACGATGGCCGATGCCACCGAGATTAGCGCACTCGTCGGTGACTCACGGGTCCGGAACGAGGAACTCGAGCGAAACGTCGTCACGGTCAGCGGCGTCGTCAGGAACGAAGCCGGCGACAGCCTAGAGGACATATTGGTCGTCACGTACCGCAAGGAGGCGGATGGAGGGTTCACGCAGTACGATTCGGCAGCGACCTACACCGACGAGTTCGGCAGATACGAGACGGAGGTGCCCGTCCGAGATGGGGAGACGACGGTCGACCTGAAGGTCGGCTTCGCTGACCCCGACGGTGAGTACGCGAGAACGTACTGGCGGGACGCGCGGACGGTGTCGAACGCAGACGTCATCGACGACGCAGTCGCCGGCTGGACGCTCCCGAACGTGATGGCGACGATGCCCCGTCGCGACGACGTGGCTGTCACGTACTTCGGCATCGTCTACGACGAGAACAACGACGTGCTGGAGGACATCCGCGTGACGGTGTTCCGCGACGACGGCACCGGTAGCTACGGCGAGTGGACGAACCTGCGGACCGACGAGAACGGCTACTGGGAAGGAGCAGTGTATCCGCCGCCGGGCGAACAGAACGTCTCAGTGAAAATTCGCTACCGCGACGACAGCGGCGACTACCTCGAAGAGTGGGAGTCCAACGAGAGCAGTAAGGCAACGGCCGACGTCGAGAGCGGCACCGTGGGAGAGTACATCGACCTCATCGGCACAGTGCTCGCACCAGCACCGAAAACACAGGTGTCGGGCGTCGTCCGCGCAGACACAGACGGCAACGAGGCACTCGACGGCATCCGAGTGACGGCCTTCCGTGACGACGGGACAGGAGACTTCGACCCGTTCGCCACGCTGACGACGGACGAGTTCGGCTACTACGAGTTCCAAGTGCCGCCACCGCCGGGGTCGTCGACAGTGTCGACTCGACTCTATTTCCGCGACCCGACGGGCGAGTATTCGTCGATGTGGTATCGCGATGCGCGGCGCGCGGCGGGGGCGACACAGCTAAACAGCCCTGCCGGTGAGGGGAACTACTTCAACGACCAGTGGCTTCCCGAGGCGGGGATGCTCCTCGGCGTGTCGGTGCAGGCGCTGTCGACCTGTCAGAACCCAGCCGACGAGTCGAGTTGCACCTTCCCGAACGACGAGGACACGGTGACAGTCGGGCCAGGAGAAGAAGTGGCCGTCCACTACGAACTGTGGAACGGTGACGACGAGGTGTACACCGACTACGACGTCGACGACCCCGCGACGGGGACCACGATGTTCGGTGCGAACCACCGGGTCGCTACCCTCACGACGCGCACCACGACGACGACGCTGACGTCTCCACTCGTCGACGGAAGCTACGATTATCAGGCGAACGCCACGAGTATCTCCGAGAGCGGCAAGGTGAGTAACTCCTCGGCGTCGTACACGATCGGGGTCCAGGGCTCGGTCGTCCAGCAGGCGAGAGCCGGTGACCGCTTCGACGCGTCGGTGTCGAACCCGGGGGCGGGAACGCCGGTGCTCGTCGACGGAGGCACGCAGGGCCTAGCGAATCTGTCGAACACGACGTTCCAGAGCGTGCTCCTGACGACCGACGGCGGAGATTTCAGCCTGAACCTCACCGGCAGCGACGACGCACCGAGCGGGACGTCTTCGCTCCCGCTCGCGGCGGGCGGAACGTCGCTGGGGTACGTCACCGTCGACCACTCCGTGCCCGACGAGAACGTCGACGAGGTGGTCTTCCGGTTCCGCGTCTCACGGCTTCGACTCGCCACCGCGGGCGTCTCCCCGGGTGACGTCACGCTGTACCGCTACGTCGACGGCTCGCCGACGGCGCTGTCGACGGCGCTCGTCAGGACCACGCCGACCGCGTCCGTCTTCGAGGCGACGTCGCCCGGACTCTCGGTGTTCGCGGTCGGCGCGGGCGAGTTGACATCGACGCCGGCGGACAGTGACGGCGGCAGTGGGAGCGCCGACACCGACCGGGACAGCGACGACAGGGAGTCACCGACACCGACCCCGGTGCCGACGCCAGTGTCGTCCGATTCCGACGCGACGGTCACTCCGCAGGCGACGGAGACACCGGCGTCCGAGTCGACGACAGCGACCGGAGGTGTGTCGACCGCAGTCGAGACGTCCGAACCCGAGACGTCCGTTGCCGACTCCGAGGGGACGACAACGGTCGGTGCCGACGCCACGACGCCGACCGACGCCGAGCCGGCGACCACGTCGACGACGTTCGACGGCTTCGGAGCGCTCACGCTGCTGCTGGCGCTGTTCGCCGTGCTGTCGGTCGTCCTGTCCAGGCGACGCCGACGGTAGTAGCGCGGGGTTTTATCTCCGGTACGCTGTCGCGAGGCCGTCGAGCGCCTCGTGGTGTCGGGTCGGATGCGGGGCGAGAAGCGGCGAGACGCTCACGTGGCCGTCGACGACCGCCCGTCGGTCGGTCCCATCGGGGTCCGGGAGGTCGTCGTCGCGCATGCGCTCCCAGATCCGGTCGTGGAGCGTGAGTCGGTCGTCGCCGTCGGGCCGAGCGGTCATGTCGTACATCGTCGACGGCTCGGTGATGCGCATCTCGGGCTCGTCGACCGCGTCCAGCGGCGCGTTGACGTTCAGGTAGTCGGCACCCTCGAAGACGCCGGCCTCGAGGGCGTGGGCGGCGAGGTACGTGGCGGCGTCGGTCGCCGGCCGGAAGTCCTCGGTGTCGGTCGCCAACTCCTCCCAGGGTCGGTCACCGCCGGGGACGTACAGCGAGACGGCGATGGCGGGCACGTCGAAGAACGCGGCTTCCACGGCGGCCGAAACGGTGCCCGAACGACCGAGGACGTACGCGCCGAGGTTCGCACCCTTGTTACAGCCGGCGACGACCATGTCGACGTCGGGACAGAGCGACTCCAGCCCGACGACGGTGCAGTCCGCGGGCGTCCCGTGGATCGCGTAGCCGAGTGCGTGCTCCTCGACGAGCACGTCGGCCGACATCTGTCGCCCCACCGCGCTCTTGTCCTCCGCGGGTGCCACGGCGGTCACGTCGGCGACCGACGACAGCGCGTCGTACAGCGCGCGAAAGCCCACGCTGTCGATGCCGTCGTCGTTCGTCAGGAGGATCTCCATAGTCTACACATCGATGGTGTCTGCAAAAACGCTCCGCTTGCGCGACGGACGGAGCAGGCGTCAGGCGACGCCCTCGTAGAACTCCCGGGCGTCGACGCGGCGGTCGTCGGCCGCGGTCACCAGCGCCGCCGCGACGGCGGCAAACCCCTGTCCCTGCGGCGGGATGGCGCTGGCCACGCTGTCGAGCGACGCCCTCCCGCGCACGAACGCCGTTTCGGCGTCCCTAGCCAGCCTGGCGGCGGCGTACGGTGCTCCGCTTCGGCGCTTCCCGCGGGCCTGCGAGAGGAGACGGACGCCCTCGATCACCCCTCCCAACGCGTCGAACAGCCGATCGAGCACCTGCGCTTCGGTCTCGAGTTGCAGGCGCTTGTCGTCGTACTCGGCGCGCGAGAGCCGGTCGACGACGCCGACCGACTGCACGTACCGCCTCTGGGAGAGTTCGGAGACGACGGCGGTCGCCCGCTCCCGGCGGCTCGCGACCCGGTCGCTGATCGAGCCCACCGACTCGGCGTCGACGTACTCGACGGCGTCGACGAACTCCTCGAGGTCGATGTGCGCCTGGACGAGCAGTGACTGGGCGTCGATCGCGAGCCGGAGGAGCGTCTTGACCCGGCGGAGGCGCTGGATCGTCTGCTCCTGCTCGGCCGAGATACCCTGTCGGTTCGCCGCCTCGTAGGCCGCCTGCGCGTTGTACAGGTGTTCGATGGACGGCGTCGGGTCGAAGGAGGCGGTCGCGGCCGTGATCGCCGTCAGCGAGCCGCCGTCGCCCGCGTACGCGTCGACGGCGCGGTCGGTCTGGTCCCGGGCCCGGTCGAGCAGTGCCGGGACGTCCATTCGGCGCAACGCCGCGGCCGACGGCGTGCCGCCCGACGGCGTGGCCGCCGCCGTGGCGGTCGCCGTCCCTCCTTGCCTTCCCCCGGGAGCCTCAGACTCGTCCGTATCGCTGGCAGAACCGCTCGACTGGCCGGCCGACCCGGTCCCCCCACCGAGCGGGACGAGACCGGTACAGCCGGAGAGTCCGGCGACGGCGACGAGAAGGGCGCGCCGGTGCATACCCGCTCTGCCGTCCGGCGACGGTTAACGCTATCGCCGCTGATATCCATACTGATAACGAGCTGGCGGGTGCGGGGTCGGGTCGGCCGCGCTCGGGGACGGCTACCCGACGAAATCGACCACGGTCGTGTCGTCGACCACAAGGTTGTACGCCCCCTCGTCGTCGTTCCAGAGAACGAGCGCCTGCTCGAACGAGAGGACGCTCCCGTACGGGGCTCCCGCGAGCACCTCGTTCAGCGACGTCTCCCGCGTGAGGACCGCGAACACGCCGGTGGACTCGCTGCCGTCGCCGATCTTGAAGACGGGGTTCGTGTCGTCGTCGTCCGTCAGATCGTGGCTCAACTTGACCGCGAGGAGATCGACCCGCCGCGTGACGTGTCGGTCGGCGTCGGCCAGTTTCGCGTGCCGTGCGGGGTCCGCCCGGACGGCGAGTCGTCTGGTCCCGTCGGGTCGGAAAACGGCGTACGCGAACTGAACCGTCGGGTTGGTGAACGCGCCGGGGTCGTCGCCGGCCTCGTCGAGGCGCGACTGGAACGACGGCACCGCGAGGTCGGCCCGGACGTCGAACGACCAGCCACGGTCCGAGGGCTCCGCGTCGGGCCAGAGGCGGAGCGTCGGTGCGTACACCGTCGCGCCCGTTCGCGAGACGACTTCGCGTTCGACCGTCCGGAGCGCCGTCGCCGTGTTGAGATCCGCGGGTTCGAGCGCGACGACCGCGCCGTCGGGCGCGAGCACGTCGAGCGACCGCTCGACCGCGGCCACGGGGTCGTCGAGTTCGCTCAACACGTTCGAGAAGACGACGAGGTCGAAGCCACCGCCCGAGACGCCCGAACCGGGGTCGTCGACGAGTCCCGGGAGATCGAGCGCTTCGATCGTCGTTCGGTGGATCGTCGGGTGGAAGTTCCGCCCGGTCTCGCCGAGCAGGCGTTCGAGGACGTCGGCCGCGGCGCTCGGTTCGACGGCGTGGTAGTCGACCAGCGCCTCGCGTGGGAAGAAATCATGCAGGCCGAGCGCCGGGCCGCCGGTGCCCGCGCCGACGTCGAGGACGCGGAGCGGCGTCTTGACGAGGCCGCGCTCGGCCAGCGTGTCGAGGACGTACCCCACGGTGGCGTAGTAGTCGGGCAGGTGGTAGAGCCCGTAGCCGAGCGCGACGCGGTCGTCGTACGCGACGGACTGGCGGCGGTAGTACCGCTCTTTCAGTCGGCGGATCGTCTCGCGCAGGCGATCGCCGGACTCACCTCGGTGCCAGTCGATCCCCTCGCGCTCGACGAGGAACTCCTCGAACGCGTGGGCGTACCGCTCCGGAAACGCCGTCGGGGCCCACCCGGGTTCGACGACGCATTCGGGAGCCGGGACGAACGTGCCGTCGTCGCGCTCGACGAGACCCAGGTCGACCGCCTCCTCGCGGAGCACCTGCCGCACGACCGCGGGGTGGGGGCTCCCGTCGACGTACTCGTAGATCTCGTCTGGATCGATCGGTCGGACCTCGCGCAGGTACTTCGCGTTGGCGCGGATCCCCTCGCGGTCGGTCATCGGCGGTCCTCGTGGGCGCGGTCGTCGGCATCGTCGGTGCCTTCGCTGTCGTCGGCATCGTCGGTGCCTTCGCCGGACTCGACGGCGTCGCGGTTCCCGACGGCTCCGCTCGCCTCCCGATAGAGCGCGTCGAACGTCTCGTCGTCGGCGGCCGCCAGGCGGGCGGCGGCGTCGGCGACCCGCTCGGCCCCGTCGAACGTCGCCTGGATCTCGCGGTAGACCCGCGGGGTCCCGCCCGTGACCGTCTCGACGAGCTCGGCGAGCGCGCCGGAGACCGGGGTGTGGAACTCCGGTCGTACCTCGCGGGCGGCCAGGGCGTACGCGATGACGGCGGCGTGAGCGCTCGACTGGACCGTCTCCATCGCCCGGTCGTGCTCCGCGGCGGTCGTCTCGAAGAGGGTGTTGCCCGCCGCTTCGAGCGCGGCGCGGAGTCGGTCGGTCGCCGGCCCGGGTTCGTCGGCGGTGACCGCGACGTTGCCGGGCGCGTTCGCGGGCGCGAACAGGGGGTGGAAGCTGACCCGCTCTCGATCGGGGACGTGGGCACGCATCGCCGCCAGGGGCGGTGCCATCACGCCCGTGACGTCGACGGTCGCCTCCCGGACCCGGTCGGCCTGCGCGGCGACGCTCGCGTCGATGGCCGAGATGGGAACCGCCAGACAGATCACGTCGAACCGCTCGGTCCCGTCGACGGGGACGGTCCGGGCGTCGAGTGCGGCGGCGGCGTTCGCGGCGGTGGCGGCGTCCGTGTCGGCGAACGCGACGTCGATCTCGCCGGGTGCGGCGCGCTCGACGGTGTCGGCGAACCACCGCCCCATCGACCCCGCGCCCACGACGAGCAACTGCATCGCGCACCTGTAGCCCGGGACGTCGCAAAAGGCTTCGGAAGCGGTACGGGCTGACCGCCGCCGGCCGAGCGAGCGAACCCCACGAGACGAGAGCGGGCGGTCAGTCCACCGGAGTGAGCCGAACCCGCGACCACGGGACCGGTTCCTCGTCGTGTCCGTCGACGGTGCCGTCGAGCGACACCGTGTCGGGATCGACCGGTGCGCCGAACCGGACGACGAACAACGGGGCCGCCGCCTCGATCGTCCGTCCGTGGCCCTCCATGTCGACCGCGCGGGCGCGGACGGTCCCGGTCCCCTCGTCGAACGCTTCGAAATGTGAGGTCAGTAGTTCGGGGTCGACGTCGGTGACGGGGACGCCCGCCCGGAGGGTGAGCTCGAACCGTCTGATACCCGCCGGCGGGGCCTGCACCACGACAGCGATCGCATCGGTGTCGCCGTCGCCCCCATCTCCTCGGTCGCTGGCGGCCCCGCCGCGGTCTTCACTCGCGCTCCCGGATTGACCGTCCCCGTCCGCGCGCGCACGCCGCGAACCACCGTCGTCCGTCGTCCCCGTCGCGGCCGCCCCGTCGGTCGGTTCACGGAACAGTCGGAGGAGCCGACTCAGGACCCCCTCGGTCATGGGTGCGCGGACGGTCGGCGGGCGTCGGCGCTCGCGGCCGTCTCGGTGCGTGGACGGGGACGGACCCGGGACTCGTCGGGGTCGTGGCGACGCGGATGACACTGTCGCGACATAGCCGTCTCGAAGCGTTCGACGGACAAGACGGTGCCGGCCGACGGAGCCGGATCCCGACCGGACCGACCGTTTCGTCTCCAGGTTCTAACAGTATACTCTCGTTGAAACGACTCGAAGAATCCGTCTGACATTCGTCACACTCTAATAATCTAATTTGATATTTGAAACTAATATGTTATACACAGAGCCAAATTCTGTTTCGAATAATGAGATTTCCGCGAGTTTCGGGATCGACACTCGACGGGAGACATATATCACTTCCCGGGGGTTTCGACGGTGACCCGACGCTGCTCGTCGTCTCGTTCCAGTGGCAGCAACGCTCCCTCGTCGACCCCTGGTGTTCGGTCGCCGACCGACTCGCGGAGCGGTACGACGAGTTCGAGTACTACGAACTGCTCGTCGTCGACTGGCGGAGCCGGATGCTCGTCGGGCGGACCCGGCGCGCGGATCTCCTCTCGGGGGATCAGCACGAACGGATGCTCGTCCTACGCGTGAACAAACGCCAGTTCCGCCAGTCGCTGGGGCTGCTCGGCGAGGAGACGATCTACGCGCTCTTGATCGACGAGGACCACGTCGTTCGCCAGGCGGCAGGATTCCCGTCGTCGTCGACGATCGAGGGGCTCCTGTCGCTGCTCGACGACTGGGACGCGGCCCGGCCGACGACGAGTCAGAGCTCGAACTCGACCGGGTAGTCGGTCAGGTTC
This Salinigranum marinum DNA region includes the following protein-coding sequences:
- a CDS encoding prephenate dehydrogenase/arogenate dehydrogenase family protein; protein product: MQLLVVGAGSMGRWFADTVERAAPGEIDVAFADTDAATAANAAAALDARTVPVDGTERFDVICLAVPISAIDASVAAQADRVREATVDVTGVMAPPLAAMRAHVPDRERVSFHPLFAPANAPGNVAVTADEPGPATDRLRAALEAAGNTLFETTAAEHDRAMETVQSSAHAAVIAYALAAREVRPEFHTPVSGALAELVETVTGGTPRVYREIQATFDGAERVADAAARLAAADDETFDALYREASGAVGNRDAVESGEGTDDADDSEGTDDADDRAHEDRR